The genomic window TGAGCAGCGAGATCGGCGACGGTCGAGACCTTCGACCAGGCCAGCGCGTTTGCTTCGAGAAGCGCGATCGCTTCGCTGCGCGTCATCGCGCCGAACACCTGATCGAGGATGGCGCCGAGCTCGCGGCGATGTTCGACGCGTGTCGGGTTGTCGCGGTATCTCGGATCGTCGACGAGGTCCGGCCGCTTGAGAACGGCGGTGCAGAGCCGCTTCCACTCGCCGGGGTTCTGCACGACGATGACGATCTCTCCGTCCGAGCAGGCGACGCTGTTATAGGGGAAGATCGCCGCGTGGCTGAGGCCGGTGCGAGGCGTCGCCCGGCTGGCATAGACATGGTGAAAGAGCGGCACGCTCATCATGTCGGCCATGGCGGCGAACATGTCGATCTCGATGGCCTGCCCCTTGCCGGTCTGGGAACGCTCGATCAGCGCCTCGAGGATTGCCGCGTGGGCGTTCATGCCGGTCTGCACATCGGCCAGCGAGACGCCGACCTTGACCGGCGTGTCCGCGGTTCCGGTAACGGCGCAGATGCCGGCTTCCGCCTGGATCAGCATGTCGTAGGCGCGCATGGCGGCATAGTCGCTGTCCTGCGGATAGCCGACGATGTCGAGCGCGATCAGGCGGGGATGGCGCGCGACGAGGTCCTTCGCGCCGAGACCGAGGCGCTCGGTCGCGCCGGGCGCCAGGTTCTGCACGAAGACGTCGGCCTTCCCGATCATGCGTTTCAAGAGCGCGAGATCGGCCGGGGCCTTGATATCGAGAACCGTGCTTTCCTTGCCGCGGTTCAGCCAGGCGAAATAGGCGCTCGTGCCATGCACCGCCTTGTCGTAGTGGCGCGCGGTCTCGCCCTCGGCCCGTTCGACCTTGATCACCCGCGCGCCCGCATCCGCCAGGCGCTGGGTGCAGGTGGGCGCAGCGACGGCCTGTTCGATGGATACGACCAGCAAACCTTCGAGCGGCAGCATGGAACCTCCCTCAGCCATCAGTAGGAGCGCGGCATGCCGAGAACATGCTCCGACACGTAGCTGAGGATGAGGTTGGTCGAGATCGGCGCCACCTGGTAAAGCCGCGTTTCGCGGAACTTGCGCTCGACGTCGTATTCCTCGGCGAAGGCAAAGCCGCCGAAGGTCTGGACGCAGGCTTCGGCCGCGGCCCAGGACGCTTCCGCCGCCAGCATTTTCGCAATGTTGGCCTGCTCGCCGCAATCCTCGCCAGCCTCGAACCGGCGCGCTGCTTCATGCACCATCAGTTCGGCCGCGCGCATCTCAGCATAGGCGCGGGCGATGGGGAACTGGATGCCCTGGTTCTGGCCGATCGGCCGGCCGAAAACGCTGCGCTCATTGGCGTAGCTCGACGCCTTGTCGATGAACCATTTTGCGTCGCCGATACATTCGGCCGCGATGAGGATGCGCTCGGCGTTCATGCCCGAGAGGATGTAGCGGAAGCCTTTGCCTTCCTCGCCGACGAGGCTTGTCGCCGGCACCACGACATCGTCGAAGAACACTTCTGTCGTTGAGTGGTTCATCATGGTGCGGATCGGCTTGATCGTCATGCCGGCTTTCAGCGCCTCGCGCATGTCGACGATGAAGACCGACAGGCCATCGGTGCGCTTCGTCACCTCTTCCTTCGGCGTCGTGCGGGCGAGAAGGAGCATCAGGTCGGAGTGCTCGGCGCGCGAGGTCCAGACCTTCTGGCCGTTGATGACGTAGCGGTCGCCTTCTCTTCGGGCAAACGTCTTGATCGAACTCGTATCGGTGCCGCTGGTCGGCTCCGTCACGCCGAAGGCCTGGAGACGCAGCTCGCCGGATGCGATGCCCGGCAGGTAATTCTCCTTCTGGGCCTCGCTGCCGTGCCTGAGGAGCGCACCCATGATGTACATCTGCGCATGACAGGCGGCACCGTTGGCGCCAGCGCGTTGCACTTCCTCCAGGATCGCCGCGGCGGCGGAGAGCGGCAGGCCCGAGCCGCCGTAATCTTCCGGGATCAGAACCGACAGATAGCCGGCATCCGACAGCGCCTTCACGAAGTCGGTCGGATAGGCGTTTTCACGGTCCAGCTTGCGCCAGTATTCCGGCGAGAACGTCGCGCAGAGCCGGCGCACGCTCTCCCGGATCTGGGTAATCTCTTCGCTTTCCGGCAGGTCCTTGATCGTCATGAGATGCGTCTCCCTCAGCCGGCCGCCAGCAGCGGCCCCAGTCTGTTCAATTCGCCGATCGCCCAGAGGCGCGGCATAAGCTTCGTCATCTCCGCCGGGTCGGCGGCATTCGAGAACCGGGCAAGCCCGATCACTTTCGCCTCGATTTCGTCGCGGCTCAGCGTGTTGCCGGGATCTCCCTTGGGCTCATCCACGCGCGCATCGACGGTTCGCCCTTCTCTCGTCACAATGCGCACTTTGCCGATCCAGCGCGCCGGGTAGGCACCGTCCACCTCCGGGTCGAGCACCATCGTGACGCGCGCGCGGAAATCCGCGACATCGGCGCGATCGAACATCTCGTCGAACTCCGTCATGCCGGCGCGGCCATGGGCGGCGATGAGACCGAGCGTCGTGCCCATGGAGAACTTTGCCTGGTGAACGCTTTTCGGCGTCACGACCGGACCGAGGACGTCGATCGCGCCCTGATGCACGAAGGCCGTGACGGACGCGATATCGGCCATGGCGAGCTTCTGCTCGGTCATCGCTTTCAGAAGCGCGTCGGCCGCAGGGTGGGTATGGCGGCAGGAGGCGTGGAACTTGAAGGAGGTTTCGGCGATGGCAAAGCGGGATCCCAACCGGTCGACGAGGCGGCGCGGATCGGCGTCGCTCGACATGCCGGCGGCAAGCCCTTGCGCGCCTTCCAGAATGCGGGTCGCCCCGGTGAAGCCGTCACGGGCGAGATAGGCAGCCGTCAGTCCGTTTGCGGCGGCCTTGGCCGTGTGAAGCGGTTTGGAATCGGCGCCATCCCGCAGGAATTCCCAGAGCCCGGCGGCCTGCGTTCCGGCAGACCCGAATGCGTGGTTCATTTGAGCCGGCGTCAGGCCGAGCAAGCGGCCGGCGGCAGCAGCGGCGGCAAATGCGCCGGCCGTGCCCGTCGTATGGAAGGTCTTGTAGTGCGACCGGCCGAGAAACTCGCCGACCCGGATCCCAACTTCATAGCCGGCTATCGATGCCGCCAAAAATTCCTTGCCCGATGCGCCGCTTGCCTGTGCGACGGCGAGCGCAGCTGGGAACACGACAGCCGCCGGATGGAATACGGAGGCATTGTGGACGTCGTCCTGCTCGGCGACATGGGAAGAGGCGGCGTTGA from Georhizobium profundi includes these protein-coding regions:
- a CDS encoding CaiB/BaiF CoA transferase family protein, which gives rise to MLPLEGLLVVSIEQAVAAPTCTQRLADAGARVIKVERAEGETARHYDKAVHGTSAYFAWLNRGKESTVLDIKAPADLALLKRMIGKADVFVQNLAPGATERLGLGAKDLVARHPRLIALDIVGYPQDSDYAAMRAYDMLIQAEAGICAVTGTADTPVKVGVSLADVQTGMNAHAAILEALIERSQTGKGQAIEIDMFAAMADMMSVPLFHHVYASRATPRTGLSHAAIFPYNSVACSDGEIVIVVQNPGEWKRLCTAVLKRPDLVDDPRYRDNPTRVEHRRELGAILDQVFGAMTRSEAIALLEANALAWSKVSTVADLAAHPALRRVDGVVPGGAFEPVASPVRRRVKGGPVPELGRDTETVRAEFAEGAD
- a CDS encoding acyl-CoA dehydrogenase family protein, whose translation is MTIKDLPESEEITQIRESVRRLCATFSPEYWRKLDRENAYPTDFVKALSDAGYLSVLIPEDYGGSGLPLSAAAAILEEVQRAGANGAACHAQMYIMGALLRHGSEAQKENYLPGIASGELRLQAFGVTEPTSGTDTSSIKTFARREGDRYVINGQKVWTSRAEHSDLMLLLARTTPKEEVTKRTDGLSVFIVDMREALKAGMTIKPIRTMMNHSTTEVFFDDVVVPATSLVGEEGKGFRYILSGMNAERILIAAECIGDAKWFIDKASSYANERSVFGRPIGQNQGIQFPIARAYAEMRAAELMVHEAARRFEAGEDCGEQANIAKMLAAEASWAAAEACVQTFGGFAFAEEYDVERKFRETRLYQVAPISTNLILSYVSEHVLGMPRSY
- a CDS encoding MmgE/PrpD family protein, translated to MTAYDTRAANGAGESATLAAFASEFDLDAVPADIVARTEDLFVDWVGSALAGKGVAPVETIAAFAKSMGPADGPCETLIDRGRTSPLFAAMVNAASSHVAEQDDVHNASVFHPAAVVFPAALAVAQASGASGKEFLAASIAGYEVGIRVGEFLGRSHYKTFHTTGTAGAFAAAAAAGRLLGLTPAQMNHAFGSAGTQAAGLWEFLRDGADSKPLHTAKAAANGLTAAYLARDGFTGATRILEGAQGLAAGMSSDADPRRLVDRLGSRFAIAETSFKFHASCRHTHPAADALLKAMTEQKLAMADIASVTAFVHQGAIDVLGPVVTPKSVHQAKFSMGTTLGLIAAHGRAGMTEFDEMFDRADVADFRARVTMVLDPEVDGAYPARWIGKVRIVTREGRTVDARVDEPKGDPGNTLSRDEIEAKVIGLARFSNAADPAEMTKLMPRLWAIGELNRLGPLLAAG